The Paramormyrops kingsleyae isolate MSU_618 chromosome 23, PKINGS_0.4, whole genome shotgun sequence sequence ATTTTCTAAACCAAAATAAACGCAAAAAAACCCTTTCAAACGCTTTTATCAGTTAGATTTACTTACCTTGACTCATCAGAAATATTTCTGATGAACAGTGAAGTATTTGGGGGACGCAAATACCTTGCCATTTTTAATAATTCCGCTTCTATAAGTTGACGTACTCAAACCTGCAGCGCCAAAAGCGAAGCGTTCAGCCTTATACCACGTGGAAAGGATACTGCGCATGCGCAGAAGGCTTCTTCTTAAAGGCAAAGTCCTCCCCGCTATAATTATGTCGGCATGTGGCTGCCCGATTTCCGGAACCTACCAAGGACAGGGCGCCATCCCATCGCAGAGTTCCCGTCAAGATATTTCCCATTTTATCGTAAGTATAAAAGAAACATTTTGATTGTTCATTAATCAGATTTTTATTATAGCATTGCAAATTGTAATATAAAAGCATAAGTacaagtatgataaattttgcGGGAAGATTAGGCAGTGACATTTTGACAGTTAagtcttaaaatgtaattttgtgtAATTTGTAATCAACTTATATTTGTTTCGTTAATGTATGACAAAACTACTttctaataaatgtaatttatatcttgcaaaaaacaaaattatcagTCAATGAGTTCATGCATCAGTCAATAAATACAGGTAAACTACATGGTGAGGTATCATTTATTAACCATTAAAGACcaaaaaatgttacatattaCTCTTGTAGACTGCTTGTCCAGCTTTCAGCCTTATTTATAACATCCACATGTACTGTACACATAATAATGCTGTTCAGATTTCCTCTGCTCAGCATGGGACCACACCAGGGTTTACACTGGGACACTGAACAGATAGAGTGAGTCCTGATCACAAAGGTCTGATTGGTCACTGGTAAACCAGTGTAAGGATGCCTCTGGCCGCTATATATGAATGAGCTCATAATACTGAGTTGTTATATTCCCGCTAAAGCCACCTCTCACAGGGACCAGATATCCACTGCTGGAGAACGGAGTTCACCACTACAAAACATGCATCCACATCTCTCCCTGAAAActacatatttttaaatcagtAACCAAACACAGTTCTGGGACAGGTCTTTCTTCAGGGGAGTGCAATACTGCTTCAAAATCCAGCTGGCCGTAGTTTTGGCCAGTGCTCAACTTGTAAACTGTGGGGTACCTGAGGCCATGAAGACAGAGACCTGCACCACCATTACATAAGGAGGGGCAGCACACTGGCTTTGAATGATGTCACATACACAGCAATAATACACCATTAATTACCTAAACATGTAACAATGCAAAATGTTCTAATACATCAAACTCTATACAGCTATTAGATGAGTTTAATGGTCCAGAAGGTAACCTCATCCATTTCAGTGGCCAAAAAGTGGATTTTTCTATGCATGTGTGGCACAGTTTTACCCTTTACCAAAAGTCAGATAAGCAAAACATATTAATTTAGGCTAATgcatgtgtaaaaaaaataataataaaatcaaccaacctttaaaatacaaataaagtaataTATGCATTTATTCCAAAGTTTaactgaaatacattttaagtGTAATTCTATTGGGTGGCAGAGTGCGGTCTGCTGAGGCAGAGGTCCTGGAGCTGAGATGAAGCCCCCACTCGGGACCCACGTTGTAACTCACAGTGCACATGCTCGGGACCCACGTTGTGCTCGGTAACTCACAGTGCACATGCTCGTGGGCTGGCAGCCAATATTTACCTGCACTTTTTTAGTCCAAACTTGGTCAACCAAAAAGTCAAAGATTAACTGAATTTGGAATGTAGGAATACAATAGGACTGcttttagaccaggggtctccaactccggtcctggagagctaccgtccattaggttttctatcctacctggcttctgatgaaccacaccttctcaggtaaatgccaggaacaggtgtggctcatcagaagccaagtgggacagaaaacctactggatagtagctctccaggaccggagttggagacccctgttttAGACACTCTTTTGGCGTGTGGCTTTTTGTTTGAGACAATCTTTTGTCATATTTCAAACTTGTTTTCGTCAGTGCAGCTCCTGATGACCTCCCTGTGTTGGGGCCTGGGTTAGAATGGCGGCCTTTTTCGGTGTCTCTCTGCTACAGGAACACGCTGGGAACCTTCTCACGGGCGGGTGGACAGAGGGAACATCAGGACTGGCAGGGACCCAGGCCAACATCACAACTACCTCTGAGGAATGATTGTTCAGGGGCGAGAGATGTGGATCTGGGGAGCTGAGGGAGGGAGagtgggagagggagggagaactGTTGAGGAAgagctttgtgtgtgtctgtctgcaattcCTGCCAGGATATCAGCTTTGTGTTCATCCAAACAGGGTCAGGTTTCACACTGAGTGAGTATAAATAAATTGAGAGACTATTTTGTCATTACTAGGCTTACAGAGTgtcattttgtaacattttggTTGGTGGTGCGCAGTGGGATTTTTTCAATGTTAAAAATGTGCCGTGGCTCAAAAAAGGTTGAAATACACTGGTCTACAGTTAAAGGGGAGGACGCCGTCTCACGTAGCTCACCAGAGGCCAGCCTTGCTCTGCGCTGCACAGGGGAGACCTGCAGCTTGGCTGCATCAGCAAGGAAGATGCTTATCTGTGCAGAAAGGGGAAGGGATGTGAGCTCAGTTTCCGCACTCACAGCAGAGACAGAGAAGCAATCGATCAACTACCGGTGTCACGTCGCCTGCTGATGatttcataaaacataaatatgGCTGGATTACTAATCAGGTGAAATGTATGGCGTGTGTCAGCAGTACAGCCTGGACCTGTGGACATTCTGGATTAGCAAAGTGGACAAGTGGCCTCACCTTTCTCCCCATCTCTGCCTGCTTCCGGTGGAGGATTTGCAAAGTCCAGGCTTCATCCTGGGTGTGTTGGCTATAGGAGTGAAGCTGGGGAGAAAACCAGCAGAGGACAGACCTTAGCTTCCTACACTGAACAGCTTCCGTAACCCTCCTGATCAGTCATCACAGGAGGGCTGTACCTTGCAGGTGCTGACAGATATGACATAATCCAGTGGGGGCATTAAATTAAAGGTGGGATCCAGTGGTAGGCCAATCCAGCAGGACGGAACAGTGCTCAGTGCCAaattattaatagtaataaaaataaacacaatgcAAATCTCCACAACTGTATACAGGATAAGTAGGAATATGGGTGGATGGATACATTCAAATGGTGTTCACtgaaagtcttgggatgcttgcttaatcCAGTAAAAATCTATTATATATTGGAttcataacaaaaatcattattttattcatttgttttaaaaaaaatcacattagaAGCAACCAGtaatttcattcatttcaagtaCTAATAAATTGAAACCTAAATCATATTCTGTTCTGAGCTAAAAATCtgattgacaagcagtctcactgggtgctttttaatcTGTAACACCTtcgcaataacataaaacaccaaacatttgtgtttagtatccctttgggagccagtgactaaaattgcaattaatagctaaatggcaagaacagaactgattgagtcagtcaaaaaaattacgACACTtagtaaaaagaaaatgtgcGGAAGATATGTGCAGAGATGTTAGACATTGCTCGTCAATGGACtcttgttatgaaaccaataaatttgcatttttctgcaacatttttccagaagCGTCCCAAGCCTGTCTGTGAGCACTAAAACTATGTATAAAAAACTGATTATCTGCCCCCCCAAAGACGTTTCTGGCCCCTACCTTCTGCTCTGTATTTTGCAGGGTCATACGCAGGATTCTTCTAATCTCCTCCTTCCGCTGTTTTGAGATTCTTGCCAATGACTGGTCATTCTCTTGGATCTTTGACTTCAAGGTCCTAGGAAGCATGGAGCCTTGGGATTAACACCTGACCCTGagctggtcacatgacaggacAGCCACGATGTCATCTTCTCCCCAAGGGCAGTGACTGGCCAGGTCCTACTCCGCTCCAATTAAGCCACAGTAAATCATGAAGGAAAACCTCCCCTGGCAGAGTGTAGATGAAGCTTCAAGAGAATATTGGATCATAAAACATGTCTATTAAGTGTTTAACCATTGGCTAGCTGGTTAAATACATGAAAACAGCAGTCACTGGTAGGGCACTGTTTCTGGGGTAGCCAAGGTGAGGGTACTCACTCCAAGGAGTTTGTGGaggggccagcagagggcagcataTCACCCCCACTCTCCAGCAGCTCCAAAGCTTGGTTTACGGCCAGCGTTCTGTAGAAGGCAATAAGCTGGGGCTCCTCGGACCGCTCGCCCGCAATCAGCCACTTCTTCACATACTGCTTATCCAAGCGGGTTAATCTGCCAAAAGGCAAAGAGgtggggagagagacagagaattTAGGGAGACTGTGAGGAAGAGACAGAGGTTTTCAAAATTGCTGCTTTTTTTTGTGTCCACAACACATTCAGCTGGGAAGTTGCAGAATTCAGGCACACGATGCTTTCAACATTATGTGCTTCAGCTGCTACCCAGAGTCATCGCAGAGGGACACAGAGCCGAAATGACTCACTTGTCCCTCCAGTGGTGATGGCCGTACTGCCCACAGACATGTGCGACACCTGTCAGCAGATGGTCCAGAACCTGAAAGAAAATAGCATGAAAAAACAACTCAAATGAACTTTGTTGTGGGTCATACTGATGGTTGGTGATCAGGAAAACTTTCGTAGTTTTAACCACAGGATGTCAAACTCATATCCCTACTGCAAGGTGGGCTAAGATCCTGTTTTAATTGTGTGTGTAACTGTGTATGTTTATGTGCTTTAAGTCAGACTGACATCTGCTATGTGCCCTGTGTTGGTAAGGACAGAATCCGGGACCATGCCATAACCCTGTGCTAGAAAAGgtggtggaagatggatggatggatggatggatggatggatggatgggtaggtGCGTGTTCTCTATAATGGTATACTGATAAAGAAACAGTTTTGAAAAATATTTCTGCCCCTTGAATAAATGATTATTTTGATTTACAAATGCTAGTATGCTATGTTTAGTAATACATTATCTAAATGAAAGATAGTCTGGTTTATTTGAGTGTTATTAAGGTCAGTGCCTTCATTATGTACTCTGTGAACCTGGCTAGGATCCCTGAGACATATGCATCTCTGTCATGCGATCATGGTGACAAGGACCTGGGTGTGGATCTCCTCGTTGATGGAATGCTTGGAGCCTTGCTTCCGCTTCACTGCCAGAAGGTCTACCAGTGGCCGAATGGTCATGCCCTggaggacagacagacaatCATCACTCTCCGAGATACTCGCCCTCAGCCTGACTATGCAAAAATCAGTTTATCTACTTTTTTCAAATGTAGACCCTAGTTTCAAAATAATAACATAACTGTTGTTTTCTCACAATAAATGATGCAATTATTAAATTAGGCAGAGAGTACTTTGGTCCTTATCAGTATTTGCTAGTTGCAGCTATCAGTATTGTGATACTTGACCATTACACCAGCTGGGACTTTTATGACATCCATAGGtattaatatggagttggtgcTCCCTTTGTGgttataacagctgccactctccagggaaggctttccacaaaatgttagtgtgtctgtgggaatttttgcccattcataagttcccttcactggaactaaggggccaagcataacccctgaaaaacaaccccataccattatccctcctacaccaaactttacagtcggcacaatgcagtcaggcaggtaacgttctcctggcatccgccaaaccccgactcatccatcagactgccagacagagaagcgtgattcatcactccacagaacacgtttccactgctccagagaccagtggcagtgtgctttacaccactccatccgacacTTTACATtacacttggtgatgtgaggcttgcatgcagctggtCAGCGAtagaagcccattccatgaagctcccagcgcacagtttttgtgctggagttaatgccagaggaagtttggaactctgcagttattgaatCAACAGGACGCTGTAGATgagtttcagttattcctaaaCGCTTCTACTTTGCAATAATActacttacagttgaccatggaatttctagcagggaagaaatttcacaaactgacttattgcaaaggtcaGTCCTATGGCAGAActacacttgaattcactgagctctacagaatgacccattctttcacaaatgcttGTAAACCTGACTAcatggctgggtgcttgattttatacacttgtggcaatgggtctgaataaAACACCTAAATTCAATTATTAATAAGTGTGTCAATGATTAAGAAGTTCTCGTCAATAGCCCTCTACAACATGCCAAGCTTTACTTATCCTGTCAGTGTCTTAAAGCCACGATCAACCTTCCTTTAACaggtacacatgcacacacacatgctcagtCTATACCTACCTGCACAAACACCGTGAAAAAGATCAGTGTGATGATGGCAGTCAGGAAGAGGTTCCTCATTGGAAAGTGCTCCTTCTTAAGCAGGAAACCCAGGGAGAAGGCGATTGCCCCCCTCAGGCCACCGTACGCCACAATAAACTGGTCCTTGGTGGTCAGCTTGATCACGCGAAACTTATTGATGATGAATGTCAGGCCAACCACACCTGCAGCAAGCACATGCGAACGGAATGCTTACACCCAGCTATCCGCTTACAGCAGTGTTAGCAAATCAACGTAGCATTAAATTAGTAACACATTTTAGCAAATGACATTTGAGTTAGTGCCTAGGCAAAGGCATGATGGCCTAACCTAGCACACGGGCCACGAGGCAGAGGAGGATCGTGACGGTGACGAAGGTCCAGTTCCATAGGTGCGGTCCAGCCACCGTGGACACACCGAGGAAGATGAAGATAAGCGTCTCACTCACGCTGCTCCACATCTTCAGGAAGTACTTGATGGTGGTGTGAGACTTGTGAGACACGTTGGCTTCCACATATGGGTGCATGGTTGCCCCGCACGCAATCAGCCTGTAGGAATATGAGTTTAAACACAAAAGAAGCATGGATTAAACACGTGCCCTTAAGACTTCCAGCAGTCAATTGTCATTCATCTACAGCACTGGAAGGTTTCGAATAGTAATCAGGTCGACTGTTTGCTACAGATCACTATACAGAGCCTGGTATTCAAAGAACATGTGAAGTAGGGCTGTACGCAGTGTGTGAAATACAGGGGGGTCTGGTTGGATCCAACACCCCCGATTAACCcatgagaccccctgaaagcctcaaaagcaaaattttaagggggTCTCAAGATCGGTATTGGGCAACAATAAGGAGATGGAGACCCCCCCGAATATTGACAGGTATTTCGCACACTGACCGTATAATATATTGTTTCTGCATTGTCATCACAATCTGTGCGCACCCAATTATCATATCGCATTTGTTGGCGCTGTTTTGTATCTGTTGATATAACAGATTTCCCTCCGTGGGTCTCAGTCTCAActtataaataaactgaatgaCAAATGTTGACAGCTATAGGACTGCAGGACAGAGCTCACTCACGCCATGATGCCACTCAGATGGAAGACCTCCGCGGAGAGGTAGGCCATGTAGCTGTATAGGAAGACGAAGAGCGGCTCGATGACACGGTTGTGCAGGGTGAAGCGGGAGGTGAAGGCAGCCATGACGCCAAAAATGGCGCCGACCAGAACCCCTCCCAGTGACACCACCAGGAAGCTGAGCACGCCTAGGCCTACATCCTGCGCGCTGACAGAACCCACACCCGCATACTCCTCAAGAAGGTGGTACAGAACCTGTGCAGATATGAAATGTCACGTGGGGCTCACAACACACATACGTGAGCCTTAAAAATCAGAACAACGAACATGCAACTGATAGGGACTGCGAGTGGTGGGGCACGGTTTGATAATAACATTTTCAGGAATAATCCATTAGGGagagctctggaaaaaaaacaacagaccaCTCcatatttgatttttaaatctgcatttttaaatccaggtTTAATCCTGGCTCTggtggcagaaggctacacggtgaggcaggctgcttccaggcacaacatttctaagacagcaCTACACAAGAATAAAGTGAAACAggagaagcgactttctaatgccagagatggcTGTTCACTTATCGCACAATTTCTCATGAATTGGAGGATGTCATCAAGTGCCCttcaaagggaatgggaaacattaagtgaaGTGTACTGTTCATAATAAGACTCCAAGAAGCAGGACTGTAGTCTCATAAACCAAGAAataagcccttcattaatgagaaacagagaagaaccaggctgcagtttgcaaaaaaatatatattattcacagacgcacacccataaactgagaatGTATGTCAGGATGTTAGCTACCTGAATGCctaattgaaatgtaaaatgGTCAGATTGATAGAATTCAAGGGAAACATTTGTCTTCCTGGGTTCTAATTTTTGCTCCAGACCTGTGCTGGGTTTAACAACTCAGCCACGTAGCCAGAAGCCTCACCACGGTTACGGCATCGTTCAGCAGTGATTCCCCGAACACCAGGATGAACAGAAGCTCGTTGATGTGAATCTCCTCGAACACGGCCAGCACGGCCACGGGGTCCACGGCCGACACCATGGAGCCGAAGAGCAGGCAAGCCAGCAGGTCCACGCCGGCCAGGTGCGCACTGTCCACCTGGCACACGCCATACAAGAGCCCGCCCACGAAGAAGGCGTTCCACAGGGTGCCCAGCACCGCAAACATCAGGATGGTGCCCAGGTTCTCCATGAAGGGCCGCAAGGGCAGGAAATACCCGGCGTCCAGGATGATGGGCGGCAGAAGGCACAGGAAGAAGAACTCTGAATCCAGCACTGGAGGCTCCTCCCCCACCACCTGGATGACTAGACCCACAAGGAGCCCCACTACAATAAGCAGGCAGCTCTCGGGCACAATGCTGGACAGCCGTGGGATTAGCTGGAGACCTGAGCAGGAACAAACACACGAATGAATACAGAGTCCTTCGGAAGAACACACCGAACTAAGTCTACCCTTGGTCAACACGGGGTCTGAATGACCTGGCACTAATCGATGAGTAATTACCTTCATTAGTCTGACATAAAGTAGTGAGCATCATGTACTTTATTTAATTACTGCCTCACGTCTGCATGGAGACCTGAGTTTGCGAATTCCTCACTGCCCTAACCAAGTACCTGCAGCGACCTCTCAGATGTTCTCTGTGCTCAGTAAAATGAGGTGTTGTCCCCAGGAGCCGCATCGCCTTCACGTGACTGCGGCCACATTATTCCCACCCTGATAAACAAAACCCATCTGGGCACTTCCTGCGTAACGCATGAGCAGGgacggattaacgcacaggctagatatggcttaagcctaggggccccacgtctgctagcctgcaagggggcccccattggcgcggaggggggcggagttggggggcccacagactactgtagcctaggggcctctgtgcaccttaatccgcccctgcgcATGAGCTACGCGAAGTCTGATGATGCGGCATTTTAGCCTGGCAATGCGAACTCACTATAGATTTGGCCCCAACACAGGGCCCGCGATTACGGGCCATCAGCTTTCACAGAAATCGATAATGGGTGCTGTTGCCGCTAGGTCTTATCTGGCCTGACACAGATGCTGAACTGTCTCACCGGCCCCAGAAGATAACGCGGGACAGCAGACTGACGCCAGTTCAACGCAAACTTCACATATTTTAAGTTTTAGGT is a genomic window containing:
- the LOC111843924 gene encoding Na(+)/H(+) exchanger beta-like isoform X3, translating into MKLGLQLIPRLSSIVPESCLLIVVGLLVGLVIQVVGEEPPVLDSEFFFLCLLPPIILDAGYFLPLRPFMENLGTILMFAVLGTLWNAFFVGGLLYGVCQVDSAHLAGVDLLACLLFGSMVSAVDPVAVLAVFEEIHINELLFILVFGESLLNDAVTVVLYHLLEEYAGVGSVSAQDVGLGVLSFLVVSLGGVLVGAIFGVMAAFTSRFTLHNRVIEPLFVFLYSYMAYLSAEVFHLSGIMALIACGATMHPYVEANVSHKSHTTIKYFLKMWSSVSETLIFIFLGVSTVAGPHLWNWTFVTVTILLCLVARVLGVVGLTFIINKFRVIKLTTKDQFIVAYGGLRGAIAFSLGFLLKKEHFPMRNLFLTAIITLIFFTVFVQGMTIRPLVDLLAVKRKQGSKHSINEEIHTQVLDHLLTGVAHVCGQYGHHHWRDKLTRLDKQYVKKWLIAGERSEEPQLIAFYRTLAVNQALELLESGGDMLPSAGPSTNSLETLKSKIQENDQSLARISKQRKEEIRRILRMTLQNTEQKLHSYSQHTQDEAWTLQILHRKQAEMGRKISIFLADAAKLQVSPVQRRARLASAPQIHISRP
- the LOC111843924 gene encoding Na(+)/H(+) exchanger beta-like isoform X1, coding for MCRWQWDVGLVILLLMSNARPACGGGTAADALNGTQRQWNGTERTPFKHDHANNSKKTFPVLSFNYDHVRTHFQISLWILLAFLMKLGLQLIPRLSSIVPESCLLIVVGLLVGLVIQVVGEEPPVLDSEFFFLCLLPPIILDAGYFLPLRPFMENLGTILMFAVLGTLWNAFFVGGLLYGVCQVDSAHLAGVDLLACLLFGSMVSAVDPVAVLAVFEEIHINELLFILVFGESLLNDAVTVVLYHLLEEYAGVGSVSAQDVGLGVLSFLVVSLGGVLVGAIFGVMAAFTSRFTLHNRVIEPLFVFLYSYMAYLSAEVFHLSGIMALIACGATMHPYVEANVSHKSHTTIKYFLKMWSSVSETLIFIFLGVSTVAGPHLWNWTFVTVTILLCLVARVLGVVGLTFIINKFRVIKLTTKDQFIVAYGGLRGAIAFSLGFLLKKEHFPMRNLFLTAIITLIFFTVFVQGMTIRPLVDLLAVKRKQGSKHSINEEIHTQVLDHLLTGVAHVCGQYGHHHWRDKLTRLDKQYVKKWLIAGERSEEPQLIAFYRTLAVNQALELLESGGDMLPSAGPSTNSLETLKSKIQENDQSLARISKQRKEEIRRILRMTLQNTEQKLHSYSQHTQDEAWTLQILHRKQAEMGRKISIFLADAAKLQVSPVQRRARLASAPQIHISRP
- the LOC111843924 gene encoding Na(+)/H(+) exchanger beta-like isoform X2 is translated as MMLTTLCQTNEGLQLIPRLSSIVPESCLLIVVGLLVGLVIQVVGEEPPVLDSEFFFLCLLPPIILDAGYFLPLRPFMENLGTILMFAVLGTLWNAFFVGGLLYGVCQVDSAHLAGVDLLACLLFGSMVSAVDPVAVLAVFEEIHINELLFILVFGESLLNDAVTVVLYHLLEEYAGVGSVSAQDVGLGVLSFLVVSLGGVLVGAIFGVMAAFTSRFTLHNRVIEPLFVFLYSYMAYLSAEVFHLSGIMALIACGATMHPYVEANVSHKSHTTIKYFLKMWSSVSETLIFIFLGVSTVAGPHLWNWTFVTVTILLCLVARVLGVVGLTFIINKFRVIKLTTKDQFIVAYGGLRGAIAFSLGFLLKKEHFPMRNLFLTAIITLIFFTVFVQGMTIRPLVDLLAVKRKQGSKHSINEEIHTQVLDHLLTGVAHVCGQYGHHHWRDKLTRLDKQYVKKWLIAGERSEEPQLIAFYRTLAVNQALELLESGGDMLPSAGPSTNSLETLKSKIQENDQSLARISKQRKEEIRRILRMTLQNTEQKLHSYSQHTQDEAWTLQILHRKQAEMGRKISIFLADAAKLQVSPVQRRARLASAPQIHISRP